A stretch of Pseudomonas sp. FeN3W DNA encodes these proteins:
- a CDS encoding 2OG-Fe(II) oxygenase, with the protein MKEIRPIDLNAIYESGFDAILLSREHYQLLLELVQSQNWIDDPDGIFIKVPSWSSTFKKSQAIEKIDQESEYNDWAMHNAPDNLLQSCRGLLESKSIMGIWMEAYRAQMSFISLWNGAEDLDWHWDGPAQADFFFLIYLNRKTGWPEDGGGELIVGVRDVSSGYLKTNLSVVREAQRIRPASRTLVCVNNQNPRFVHKVLPLKNADERTVLMIGFNLIPTMSGEKSRQLPEM; encoded by the coding sequence ATGAAAGAAATACGGCCAATTGACCTTAATGCGATTTACGAATCCGGCTTTGATGCCATACTGCTTAGCCGTGAACACTACCAGCTTCTGCTTGAGCTGGTGCAATCCCAGAATTGGATCGATGATCCAGATGGCATATTCATAAAGGTGCCTTCGTGGTCATCCACGTTCAAGAAAAGTCAGGCTATCGAAAAAATCGACCAGGAATCGGAATATAACGACTGGGCCATGCACAATGCCCCGGACAACCTGCTTCAGTCCTGTCGAGGTCTGTTAGAGTCAAAGTCCATCATGGGCATCTGGATGGAGGCATACAGGGCACAAATGTCATTTATCAGCCTTTGGAATGGGGCCGAAGATCTCGACTGGCACTGGGATGGGCCTGCTCAAGCAGATTTTTTCTTTTTGATCTATCTAAATAGAAAAACGGGCTGGCCAGAAGATGGTGGCGGCGAGCTTATTGTCGGCGTCCGTGACGTTTCGAGTGGATACTTAAAGACGAACTTAAGTGTCGTTCGAGAAGCTCAGCGCATCAGGCCTGCATCACGAACACTGGTTTGTGTTAACAACCAAAATCCTCGCTTCGTGCACAAGGTATTGCCCTTGAAGAATGCAGATGAGCGAACAGTGCTGATGATTGGGTTCAATCTGATACCCACCATGTCTGGAGAAAAATCTCGACAGCTTCCAGAGATGTGA
- a CDS encoding histone-like nucleoid-structuring protein, MvaT/MvaU family produces the protein MSKIELLNDLEKQRAALEKRISDLSEQVKTLADYSEEIKSVAKERGLRLRDIALAIAPELNPETRGRKTSTGGGTTSTRQPRRVKVYRHPDTGEVIETKGGNHKLLKEWKSEYGAETVEGWVEKND, from the coding sequence ATGAGCAAAATCGAACTGCTGAACGATCTCGAAAAACAACGCGCCGCTCTGGAAAAGCGCATTTCTGATCTAAGTGAGCAAGTTAAGACGCTTGCCGACTACAGCGAAGAAATCAAGTCGGTCGCTAAAGAGCGTGGACTTCGCCTGCGTGATATTGCTCTCGCAATTGCGCCCGAACTGAATCCCGAGACCCGTGGTCGCAAGACTAGCACTGGAGGTGGCACTACCAGCACTCGCCAGCCGCGCCGCGTAAAGGTGTATCGCCACCCTGACACTGGCGAAGTTATTGAAACCAAAGGCGGCAACCACAAGCTCCTGAAGGAGTGGAAGTCCGAATACGGTGCCGAAACCGTTGAAGGTTGGGTCGAGAAAAACGACTAA